In Papaver somniferum cultivar HN1 chromosome 1, ASM357369v1, whole genome shotgun sequence, a genomic segment contains:
- the LOC113359832 gene encoding uncharacterized protein LOC113359832, which produces MPHMNTRGMKEKDLKEGERRMKREREREIQEVVRQNRHDNRVRQARLKRPMQQDAYQLMSEEILRELVEMREMMTLRRDGGRRQLDEAIEEAGKTPFARQIQLAAVPAKCILPVFTNIFDGSTCEIHHIRAYSLSLLQWEENDAVLCKYFPASLTGEALQWFEGLPVGRIRSFHHLQNLFLGQYIRNNMLRLGIEKVFSLRRRTNEILRSLTTRWRSMFSEMAGRVDERNLILAFINALFATDLLYTQIFRVKDAITMAELRKYQEEYIALEEKKREMESSQANQGKMLMEEEQNLVAIGTADQEELERQYIEKQFNNRGGNNKIQRLDNQPEGYGGQKQYYNQGPGGNKVVWEQIKMSHLNTAIDKIWEAVILMEDIPEPPNVGNEPPPWRRSNEFCAYHRFHGHTTSNYRNVKKIILRMIDQGKLNHFLVQTQQNLSPPPKGHAKDGKTGRHTYLIEVGAKAKNLYCNSIIHSFRNIEDFRDNVLSRVYARDSDRREILNLAKVSPLTDWQKQPISFTAEEVPEGGEQHESPLVVKLEINPKENADKDEEDDAEAWDINRMLIDPGSSVDILFYHTYKTMGGRDENLIPSTYKIYGFNGTTNKPKNEITM; this is translated from the coding sequence ATGCCGCATATGAACACACGAGGAATGAAAGAGAAAGACTTAAAAGAAGGAGAGAGGAGgatgaagagagagagagagagagagatacaaGAAGTTGTACGTCAAAATAGACATGATAACAGAGTAAGACAGGCAAGGTTGAAAAGACCAATGCAGCAAGATGCATACCAACTCATGAGCGAAGAAATCCTCAGAGAATTAGTAGAAATGAGAGAAATGATGACACTGCGAAGAGATGGAGGTAggcgacaattggatgaagcaatagaagaagcgggGAAAACACCATTCGCAAGACAGATACAACTTGCAGCAGTACCAGCTAAATGCATCTTGCCTGTATTTActaacatttttgatggaagcaCATGTGAAATACATCATATAAGAGCGTATAGTCTATCTTTGTTACAGTGGGAAGAAAACGACGCGGTGTTATGTAAATATTTCCCGGCAAGCCTAACAGGAGAAGCTTTGCAATGGTTTGAAGGACTGCCAGTGGGAAGAATAAGGTCATTTCATCACTTACAAAATCTCTTCCTAGGACAATACATTAGAAATAACATGCTAAGGCTAGGGATAGAGAAGGTGTTCAGCTTgcgcagaagaacaaatgagatCTTGCGAAGTTTAACCACGCGTTGGAGAAGCATGTTTAGTGAAATGGCCGGAAGAGTAGATGAGAGAAACCTTATATTAGCCTTCATTAATGCACTTTTCGCTACCGATCTGTTGTATACGCAAATATTCAGAGTAAAGGATGCAATCACTATGGCAGAGCTACGCAAGTATCAGGAAGAGTACAtcgctcttgaagaaaagaagagagagatgGAATCATCACAGGCAAACCAAGGAAAGATGTTAATGGAAGAAGAGCAAAATCTGGTAGCTATAGGAACTGCAGATCAAGAAGAGCTTGAAAGACAATACATAGAAAAGCAGTTCAATAATCGTGGAGGAAACAATAAGATTCAAAGGCTTGATAATCAACCAGAAGGCTATGGAGGGCAGAAGCAATATTATAACCAAGGTCCAGGAGGTAATAAAGTGGTTTGGGAGCAGATAAAGATGTCTCACCTAAACACCGCGATAGACAAAATATGGGAGGCGGTAATTTTAATGGAAGATATCCCAGAGCCACCAAATGTGGGAAATGAGCCACCACCATGGAGGAGAAGTAACGAATTTTGTGCTTATCATCGCTTCCATGGCCACACCACCAGTAATTACAGAAATGTGAAGAAAATTATACTCAGAATGATTGACCAGGGGAAGCTAAACCATTTTCTAGTACAAACACAACAAAATCTATCACCACCACCAAAAGGGCATGCAAAAGATGGGAAAACAGGAAGGCACACCTATTTGATTGAAGTGGGTGCGAAGGCAAAGAATTTATATTGCAATTCGATAATACATTCTTTCAGAAACATAGAAGATTTTCGCGATAATGTACTAAGCCGAGTTTATGCAAGAGACAGTGATAGAAGAGAGATTCTCAACCTGGCTAAGGTATCACCATTAACAGATTGGCAGAAGCAgcctatttcttttaccgcagaagaagtaccAGAAGGTGGAGAACAACACGAGAGCCCATTGgtggttaaactagaaataaaccCAAAAGAAAACGCTGATAAAGATGAGGAGGATGACGCAGAGGCTTGGGATATAAATAGAATGCTCATTGATCCTGGTAGTTCGGTGGATATATTATTTTATCATACCTACAAGACTATGGGTGGAAGAGACGAGAATCTCATACCGTCAACCTACAAGATTTACGGTTTTAATGGTACAACCAACAAACCAAAGAACGAAATAACGATGTGA